One part of the uncultured Celeribacter sp. genome encodes these proteins:
- a CDS encoding type I secretion system permease/ATPase — MGSDKNSYTTALQRVKKSFWFVGVFSALVNILMLTGPMFMLQIYDRVLSSGSVPTLQGLFIIVVVLFTFLGLYDFLRVRLLSRAAYRLDRDTGPQAFDIWLRSGLRSGGAVARPLNDLAAARGFLTSPAILGMFDLPWIPLYMLIVFLVHPWLGMLTLFGVAVVLSLTLLNQFVTRKSLKSAIAMDAQESFFVEQSRRNAESILPQGMGPRVRGLWSDMHKVGLATGQIGADRGEGFAAAVKAFRMLLQSSLLALGGYLALQQEISAGMIVATSIIAGRALAPVDQVLGQWKAIVRAREAHARLKTLFATEEEQELRKADLPAPEGELLVQGLTKYSPGARIGDRPPILNNVSFRLEPGDAMGVIGPSASGKSTLARLLVGAWRADAGEVRLDGAALDQWNSTALGQHIGYLPQHLELLAGTIKDNIARFDPGAEDEAVIKAAKIAGVHDMILQLPKGYMTELGYGLQPLSGGQMQRLGLARALYGTPRYVILDEPNSNLDVDGDEALGRAILYLRKQGSTVVVMAHRPSAIAAVNKVMVLHSGQVGEFGDKDTVLQKATRPTPRKPALAAQEGASDG; from the coding sequence ATGGGCAGCGATAAAAATAGTTACACAACCGCTTTGCAGCGGGTGAAAAAATCTTTTTGGTTTGTGGGTGTCTTCAGTGCTTTGGTGAACATTCTGATGTTAACCGGCCCGATGTTCATGTTGCAGATTTACGACCGTGTTCTGTCTTCTGGTTCTGTGCCGACCCTGCAGGGTCTGTTCATCATCGTCGTGGTTCTGTTTACATTCCTTGGCCTCTACGATTTTCTGCGCGTGAGACTTTTGTCGCGGGCGGCTTACCGGCTTGACCGGGACACGGGGCCTCAGGCTTTCGACATCTGGTTGCGCTCCGGACTGCGCTCGGGCGGTGCCGTGGCGCGCCCCCTGAATGATCTGGCGGCTGCACGCGGATTTCTCACCAGTCCAGCCATTCTCGGCATGTTCGATCTGCCTTGGATACCGCTCTATATGCTGATCGTTTTCTTGGTGCATCCGTGGTTGGGGATGTTGACGTTGTTCGGGGTGGCTGTTGTTTTGTCTCTCACCCTACTGAACCAGTTCGTGACACGCAAATCTTTGAAATCCGCCATTGCGATGGATGCGCAAGAGAGCTTTTTCGTAGAACAATCCCGTCGCAATGCGGAGAGTATTCTGCCGCAAGGCATGGGGCCACGGGTGCGGGGGTTGTGGAGCGATATGCATAAAGTCGGTTTGGCGACAGGTCAGATCGGTGCTGATCGCGGCGAAGGGTTTGCGGCTGCGGTCAAGGCGTTTCGCATGTTGCTGCAAAGCTCTCTTTTGGCGCTTGGTGGCTATCTCGCATTGCAACAGGAAATTTCGGCGGGCATGATCGTCGCGACCTCGATCATCGCGGGCCGTGCTCTGGCGCCGGTCGATCAGGTGCTTGGCCAATGGAAAGCGATTGTCCGGGCGCGCGAGGCACATGCGCGGCTTAAAACCCTCTTTGCCACAGAGGAAGAACAAGAGCTCCGCAAAGCGGACTTGCCGGCTCCCGAAGGGGAACTTCTGGTTCAGGGGCTGACGAAATATTCGCCCGGTGCACGGATTGGGGATCGCCCGCCCATTTTGAACAACGTCTCTTTCCGTCTCGAGCCAGGCGACGCCATGGGTGTGATCGGTCCGAGTGCTTCGGGCAAATCGACGCTTGCGCGATTGCTCGTGGGGGCCTGGAGGGCCGATGCCGGGGAGGTCCGTCTGGACGGGGCCGCCTTGGATCAGTGGAACAGTACGGCCCTTGGTCAACATATCGGTTACCTGCCGCAACATCTTGAGCTTCTCGCGGGGACCATCAAGGACAACATCGCGCGCTTCGATCCCGGCGCGGAAGATGAGGCGGTGATTAAGGCGGCGAAAATCGCCGGGGTGCATGATATGATCCTGCAATTGCCGAAAGGCTATATGACCGAGCTGGGATATGGCCTTCAGCCGCTGTCTGGCGGTCAGATGCAACGTCTGGGCCTGGCCCGCGCACTTTACGGCACGCCGCGTTACGTGATTTTGGACGAACCCAATTCCAACCTTGATGTCGATGGGGACGAGGCTTTGGGGCGGGCTATTCTCTATTTGCGCAAACAAGGATCCACGGTTGTGGTGATGGCCCATCGGCCAAGCGCGATTGCTGCTGTGAACAAGGTTATGGTGTTGCATTCCGGGCAGGTTGGCGAGTTTGGCGATAAGGACACTGTATTGCAAAAAGCGACACGTCCGACCCCGCGCAAACCCGCGTTGGCGGCACAGGAGGGCGCAAGTGATGGATAA
- a CDS encoding HlyD family type I secretion periplasmic adaptor subunit, with translation MDKPEVKTGFRSAVTIGIGGFLVLFFGLLVWASLTDISGAVIAQGMVEVSGKPKTIQHLDGGVVEEIFVVDGQHVEDGDELMRLDDTLLKANLVIYRTRLSEALAQRDRLLSEQRDDSDILFEDVEPMVANTNYELHRIGQREVFQARRELEKGRREQLAEKVAQYNNQIEGVEALIAAKEQQLDLLVADVETTERLASSGLARAPQLSELKRNQADLLGQIAEHRSELARIRNSIRDTELEVLQGQREKKEEVVTQLQEETTQIHELRQQIFSTERQLSRTIVRAPSAGRIHEMQVTTLGGVIAPGATILQIIPSDQGVSFQVRVDPSAVDQVHVGQDAKLRFPAFNSRTTPELTGRVVEVSPTSVLDEMTGLYFFRVSVTASDGELARLEERELVPGMPVEAYLQTGERSVLNYLLKPLQEQLMLAFREE, from the coding sequence ATGGATAAGCCTGAGGTCAAAACTGGGTTTCGCTCCGCAGTGACAATCGGTATTGGTGGGTTTCTCGTGCTCTTTTTCGGCCTTCTCGTATGGGCAAGTCTGACCGATATTTCTGGTGCTGTGATCGCGCAGGGTATGGTCGAAGTCTCTGGCAAGCCGAAAACCATCCAGCATCTGGATGGGGGCGTGGTCGAGGAAATTTTTGTCGTCGATGGTCAGCATGTCGAAGACGGCGACGAGTTGATGCGACTGGATGACACGCTGTTGAAGGCAAACCTTGTCATCTATCGCACCCGTCTGTCCGAGGCATTGGCCCAGCGGGATCGGTTGCTGTCTGAACAGAGAGATGACAGTGACATCCTTTTCGAGGATGTTGAGCCGATGGTTGCCAACACAAACTATGAGTTGCATCGCATAGGTCAGCGTGAGGTGTTTCAGGCGCGTCGGGAGCTTGAAAAGGGCCGGCGCGAACAGCTTGCGGAGAAAGTTGCGCAATACAACAATCAGATCGAAGGGGTTGAGGCGCTGATCGCCGCTAAAGAGCAACAGCTCGATCTCTTGGTTGCAGATGTCGAGACCACAGAGCGTCTGGCGAGCAGCGGACTTGCCCGCGCGCCGCAACTCTCTGAACTCAAGCGCAATCAAGCCGATCTCTTGGGACAGATTGCAGAGCATCGCTCAGAGCTTGCTCGGATTCGCAATTCGATCCGCGATACGGAACTTGAGGTGCTGCAAGGGCAGCGCGAGAAGAAAGAAGAGGTGGTGACGCAGTTGCAAGAGGAAACCACGCAAATCCATGAGTTACGCCAACAGATTTTCTCCACCGAGCGGCAGTTAAGCCGAACGATCGTGCGCGCGCCTTCCGCAGGGCGAATTCATGAGATGCAGGTGACCACATTGGGCGGTGTCATTGCCCCCGGAGCAACGATTTTGCAGATCATTCCCTCAGATCAGGGGGTGTCGTTTCAGGTGCGTGTCGATCCGAGTGCCGTGGATCAGGTGCATGTGGGGCAGGATGCGAAGCTGAGATTCCCGGCCTTTAATTCCCGCACAACGCCTGAATTGACGGGGCGTGTTGTGGAGGTCTCGCCGACATCGGTTTTAGATGAAATGACCGGACTGTATTTTTTCCGGGTGTCCGTGACGGCCAGTGATGGAGAACTTGCACGCTTGGAAGAGCGGGAACTTGTGCCGGGTATGCCGGTCGAGGCTTACCTGCAAACCGGCGAGAGAAGTGTGTTGAATTATCTTCTGAAGCCACTGCAGGAACAGCTGATGCTGGCATTCAGGGAGGAATAA
- a CDS encoding IS3 family transposase (programmed frameshift), translated as MGLKRTDEFRQDAVRIALTSGLTRKQVADDLGVGMSTLNKWITAHRDTKVVSQEDLDLAKENERLRREIRLLKEEREILKKGHPVLRGPKAMRFRFVEEHRNHFPANRLCSVVGVSTRGLRALRSRPASRRQRSDMVTLAHIKEQSRLSLGSYGRPRMTEELKEIGLDVGHRRVGRLMRENGIRVERSKKYKVTTDSNHAFNIGPNLLNRDFHADQPNQKWAGDISYVWTREGWLYLAVILDLHSRRVIGWAVSNRMKRDLAIRALNMAIAFRAPPKGCIHHTDRGSQYCSHDYQKLLCQHGFKVSMSGKGNCYDNAAVETFFKTIKAELIWRKSWETRRQAEVAIFEYINGFYNPRRRHSALGWKSPVAFERKVA; from the exons ATGGGACTGAAACGGACGGACGAATTTCGCCAAGATGCAGTGCGTATTGCGCTGACCAGCGGGTTGACGCGCAAGCAGGTGGCTGATGATCTGGGCGTTGGCATGTCGACGCTGAACAAATGGATCACAGCACACCGAGACACGAAGGTGGTTTCACAAGAGGATTTAGACCTCGCCAAAGAGAATGAGCGGCTTCGACGAGAGATCCGGCTTCTCAAGGAGGAGAGGGAAATCCTAAAAAAGG GCCACCCAGTTCTTCGCGGGCCTAAAGCAATGAGATTTAGGTTTGTCGAGGAACACAGGAACCATTTTCCAGCCAACCGTTTATGCAGTGTCGTTGGCGTCAGCACACGTGGCTTGCGGGCCTTACGTAGTCGCCCTGCCAGTCGCAGACAACGATCTGATATGGTCACGCTTGCACACATCAAAGAACAGTCCCGCCTGAGCCTTGGTAGCTACGGCAGGCCGCGAATGACCGAAGAGTTGAAGGAGATCGGTCTGGACGTCGGTCATCGCCGTGTGGGCCGCTTGATGCGCGAGAACGGCATCCGGGTCGAAAGATCGAAGAAATACAAGGTCACGACGGACAGCAACCATGCGTTCAACATCGGGCCAAACCTGCTGAACCGGGACTTCCACGCCGATCAACCGAACCAGAAGTGGGCGGGCGACATCAGCTATGTCTGGACGCGAGAAGGATGGCTCTACCTGGCTGTTATTCTTGACCTGCATTCTCGGCGGGTGATCGGCTGGGCAGTCAGCAATCGCATGAAACGCGACTTAGCGATCCGAGCATTGAACATGGCCATAGCTTTCCGGGCGCCGCCCAAAGGCTGCATTCATCATACGGATCGCGGGTCGCAATATTGTTCACATGACTATCAGAAGCTTCTGTGCCAGCATGGCTTCAAGGTGTCGATGAGCGGCAAGGGCAATTGCTACGACAATGCTGCTGTCGAAACGTTCTTCAAAACCATCAAAGCCGAACTGATCTGGCGCAAGTCATGGGAAACGCGGCGGCAAGCTGAAGTGGCGATCTTTGAATACATCAACGGGTTTTACAATCCGCGACGACGCCACTCAGCACTCGGCTGGAAAAGCCCCGTCGCATTCGAACGGAAAGTGGCTTAA